The following are encoded together in the Echinicola jeungdonensis genome:
- a CDS encoding glycoside hydrolase family 88/105 protein encodes MNSIYKFPRTSRKGRTISILAFICFLFSFSLFAQEKQTDSNTPLHLIQPDYAVPYGKVSPKSVESVLGKINSYLEDKTPVTLKDKSSGETISDLSHFASEVELVDGDFRLFSYEWGVTYAGMLAAFEATGDEKYKDYTDKRLTFLSNLYSHQIQKVKDNSSYQSPIPKVMHPHALDDAGALCAALIKAQKAGVEADFNPIIDDFIDFIINKQFRLEDGTLARNRPLTHTLWLDDLFMSVPALAQMGSKTGDSKYFDEAVKQVLAFSDRMFNEEKGIYMHGWVEGVEHFPQFHWGRANGWAFMTLVELLDVLPENHPGREQVMAYFTGHAKGLVSYQSNTGLWHQLLDRNDSYLETSASAIYTYAFAKAINKGWLDYRVFGPLTLLAWSGVAEQVNDAGQVKGTCVGTGMGFDPAFYYHRPVSVYAAHGYGPVLLAGAEVIKLLQNHPYHIDETAVQFLVEK; translated from the coding sequence ATGAATTCTATATATAAATTCCCACGTACTTCTCGGAAGGGGAGAACTATTTCCATTTTAGCCTTTATTTGTTTTCTTTTTAGTTTTTCCCTTTTCGCCCAAGAAAAGCAAACAGATAGCAATACACCATTACACTTGATTCAACCTGATTACGCCGTTCCCTATGGAAAGGTAAGTCCAAAAAGTGTTGAAAGTGTCTTGGGTAAAATCAATTCCTATTTGGAGGACAAAACTCCAGTTACATTAAAAGATAAATCTTCAGGTGAAACAATTTCAGATTTGTCTCATTTTGCTTCGGAAGTTGAGTTGGTGGATGGGGATTTCCGGCTTTTTAGCTACGAATGGGGAGTTACCTATGCAGGGATGCTGGCAGCATTTGAGGCCACTGGAGATGAAAAATATAAGGATTACACAGATAAAAGGTTGACTTTTTTATCAAATCTTTATTCCCATCAAATACAAAAAGTGAAGGATAACTCATCTTATCAATCTCCTATTCCAAAAGTAATGCACCCCCATGCCCTGGATGATGCAGGTGCCTTATGTGCCGCTTTAATCAAAGCCCAAAAGGCTGGGGTAGAGGCTGATTTCAACCCTATAATTGATGATTTTATTGATTTCATTATAAACAAACAATTCAGACTGGAAGATGGGACTTTGGCCAGGAACCGTCCTTTGACACATACCCTTTGGTTGGATGATCTTTTTATGAGTGTTCCAGCCTTGGCTCAAATGGGTTCCAAGACAGGTGATTCCAAATACTTTGATGAGGCGGTAAAGCAGGTTTTAGCCTTTTCTGACCGGATGTTTAATGAGGAAAAAGGAATTTACATGCATGGCTGGGTAGAAGGAGTGGAACATTTTCCCCAGTTTCATTGGGGAAGAGCCAATGGTTGGGCTTTTATGACTTTGGTGGAATTATTAGATGTCCTTCCTGAAAACCATCCCGGCAGGGAGCAAGTGATGGCCTATTTTACTGGCCATGCAAAAGGTTTGGTAAGTTATCAATCCAACACCGGATTATGGCATCAACTTCTGGACCGGAATGATTCCTATCTGGAAACTTCCGCCTCTGCCATTTACACTTATGCCTTTGCCAAAGCGATTAACAAGGGTTGGTTGGATTACCGGGTGTTTGGTCCCTTGACTTTATTGGCTTGGTCTGGTGTAGCAGAACAGGTTAATGATGCGGGACAGGTGAAAGGAACATGTGTGGGAACTGGAATGGGGTTCGATCCCGCTTTTTACTATCACCGGCCGGTAAGTGTATATGCTGCCCATGGATATGGTCCGGTATTGTTGGCAGGAGCCGAAGTGATTAAATTATTGCAAAATCACCCTTACCATATTGATGAAACAGCAGTTCAGTTCCTGGTTGAAAAATGA
- a CDS encoding L-rhamnose mutarotase gives MKTTNNNNIRPAILLAFVLALFSCSPSNRQKENKEITEKEVFRLGYELILENEKDKETLMTFLEQGTSLDIYQWKNHVLLWGWPKDTTGTAKLIHNAPVEVKTKFYQDPFYAFNREERCKNRTKADQWKDYLLTANLVEDQAKQREYLDYHKTQFEEWPEIAEGFCNAEFQQLLVFRNGRQLLLVISIPSGKTLDELNPKTTENNPRVDEWNAIMSQYQEGIPGTEEDEIWVFLEKN, from the coding sequence GTGAAAACCACAAATAACAATAACATCAGGCCAGCCATTTTGCTGGCCTTTGTCCTTGCCCTTTTTTCTTGTTCCCCCTCCAATAGGCAAAAGGAAAACAAAGAAATTACTGAAAAAGAAGTTTTTAGGCTAGGTTATGAATTGATCCTGGAAAATGAAAAGGACAAAGAAACCTTAATGACATTTTTGGAGCAGGGAACTTCTTTGGATATATATCAATGGAAAAACCATGTTTTGTTGTGGGGATGGCCCAAAGATACTACTGGAACTGCAAAGTTGATCCATAATGCACCGGTAGAGGTCAAAACCAAATTTTACCAAGACCCTTTTTACGCTTTCAACAGGGAGGAACGCTGCAAAAATAGAACAAAGGCAGATCAATGGAAAGACTACCTACTTACTGCCAACCTGGTAGAAGACCAGGCAAAGCAGCGGGAATACCTGGATTATCACAAAACACAATTTGAAGAATGGCCTGAAATAGCAGAAGGGTTCTGCAATGCTGAATTTCAGCAATTATTGGTTTTCAGAAATGGCCGCCAGCTTTTGCTTGTAATTTCCATCCCCTCCGGAAAAACCCTGGATGAACTCAATCCCAAAACTACCGAAAACAATCCAAGGGTGGACGAATGGAATGCCATCATGTCCCAATATCAAGAGGGAATTCCAGGTACAGAAGAAGATGAAATTTGGGTGTTTTTGGAGAAAAATTGA
- a CDS encoding right-handed parallel beta-helix repeat-containing protein produces MIKYRLVFALFLFAVVFSAHAQQEIHVSPSGKDKAKGTLNNPTSIHQALNIIAQKSKSMQSDIHVYLHEGRYPLGSPIILNQSHSGKNGHDVVFKAYENDQPVISGGLQVTGWEKVSGNIYKAQLDRDSKLRSLFVNGKRMRMASTETPVPGLGNWGKFNISGEEDWAFGEGSGIDGIKFSSSDIGLYHNPEDIELVQFNIWTEKILCAREFEHLGDTTVVKLQQPYGAIATTMAWAGKINYNKNFVIRNAMELLDTPGEFYFNRKTKTLYYYSLGEDMSKAEVIAPTSEGLIKIQGSSTSAKARHIGFEGITFSHDDWQLMEVAGSHGFAGIQSLALAVKYIPGGNWHPTQYNSTDVPRGAIEIKNASDISFVRNRFEKINAAIAINMVNDVKNAEVIGNVFHNNLGNAVNIGHPQHYKIGDGDLFGPEKEGLCENILVSNNYLRNICLDFRQVEGITSFFVANTRFEHNDIEWTPYGAITCGWWWGNSDIPASTVAKNNHIRYNKAGNTHQVLDDGGIIYVLGEQPNSTIEGNYVFNGPRCIYPDDGSAYWTITRNVVGNPSYKWMWLHLWTKRCHDIVARENYVKNNLLMDNGTNDIIEETYSFREDEFSGKAQEIIEHAGIEREYQDIIPEKEPERINIFPKEFKERDVFH; encoded by the coding sequence ATGATAAAATATAGACTGGTATTCGCTCTTTTTTTATTTGCTGTTGTATTTTCTGCTCACGCTCAGCAGGAAATCCATGTTAGCCCAAGTGGAAAAGACAAAGCCAAAGGAACCCTTAATAACCCCACTTCTATTCATCAAGCCCTTAATATCATTGCCCAAAAAAGCAAATCCATGCAATCAGATATCCATGTATATCTGCATGAAGGGCGATATCCATTGGGCTCCCCAATCATTCTTAATCAAAGCCATTCCGGAAAAAATGGTCATGATGTGGTTTTCAAAGCCTATGAAAACGATCAACCAGTAATCAGCGGAGGACTTCAGGTTACAGGTTGGGAAAAGGTTAGCGGAAATATCTACAAAGCACAGCTGGACCGGGATTCCAAACTCCGTTCCCTTTTTGTCAATGGAAAAAGAATGAGAATGGCAAGTACAGAAACCCCTGTTCCTGGATTGGGAAATTGGGGAAAATTTAACATTTCTGGTGAGGAAGATTGGGCATTTGGTGAAGGCTCAGGAATTGATGGAATAAAATTCTCCTCTTCTGACATTGGCTTATACCATAATCCAGAAGATATTGAACTGGTTCAATTTAACATCTGGACCGAAAAAATTCTTTGTGCCAGGGAATTTGAACACCTTGGCGATACTACTGTTGTAAAACTCCAACAGCCTTATGGGGCCATTGCCACTACTATGGCTTGGGCAGGAAAAATCAATTACAATAAAAACTTTGTGATCCGAAATGCCATGGAGTTATTGGATACCCCTGGGGAGTTTTACTTTAACAGAAAAACAAAAACGCTCTACTATTATAGTTTGGGCGAAGATATGTCCAAAGCAGAGGTCATTGCCCCTACTTCTGAAGGCTTGATAAAAATCCAGGGAAGCTCAACAAGTGCTAAAGCTAGACATATAGGGTTTGAAGGAATCACCTTTTCCCATGATGATTGGCAATTGATGGAAGTAGCGGGTTCACATGGATTTGCAGGGATCCAAAGCTTGGCCCTAGCGGTAAAATATATTCCAGGTGGCAATTGGCATCCTACCCAATACAATAGTACTGACGTTCCAAGAGGAGCTATTGAAATCAAAAATGCATCGGATATCTCTTTTGTGAGAAACAGGTTTGAAAAAATAAATGCTGCAATTGCCATCAATATGGTCAATGATGTCAAAAACGCTGAAGTTATTGGCAATGTCTTCCATAACAACCTGGGAAATGCAGTAAACATTGGCCATCCCCAACATTATAAGATTGGTGATGGTGACTTATTTGGGCCTGAGAAGGAAGGGCTCTGTGAAAACATCTTGGTTTCCAATAATTACCTTAGGAATATTTGTCTTGATTTTAGACAGGTGGAAGGAATCACCTCATTTTTTGTGGCCAATACCAGGTTTGAGCATAACGACATTGAATGGACTCCCTATGGAGCCATTACCTGTGGTTGGTGGTGGGGCAATTCCGATATCCCAGCCTCCACAGTAGCCAAAAACAACCATATCAGGTATAATAAGGCAGGAAACACCCATCAGGTTTTGGATGATGGAGGTATCATTTATGTGCTTGGTGAGCAACCCAACTCCACCATTGAAGGCAATTATGTATTTAATGGGCCCAGGTGTATCTATCCTGATGACGGATCTGCCTATTGGACCATTACCCGCAATGTTGTTGGAAACCCAAGTTATAAATGGATGTGGCTGCACCTTTGGACCAAAAGATGCCATGACATTGTAGCCCGGGAAAATTATGTCAAAAACAACCTCCTGATGGATAATGGGACCAATGACATCATTGAGGAAACCTATTCCTTTAGGGAAGATGAATTCTCCGGAAAAGCCCAGGAAATCATTGAACATGCTGGTATAGAAAGGGAATACCAGGATATCATTCCTGAAAAAGAGCCTGAAAGAATCAATATTTTTCCTAAAGAATTCAAGGAAAGGGACGTGTTCCACTAA
- a CDS encoding LacI family DNA-binding transcriptional regulator, with protein sequence MEYKEITIYDIANKIGVSPTTVSRALNNHPAVNEKTKSKILQVAEKLGYRSNFFASNLRSKKTQNVGVIVPRLNSSFQSSVIAGMEKIANETGYNLIISQSLESIEKEKTNARTMFNSRVDGLLVSLSNDTANIHHFLPFKEKGIPVIFYDRTPEEGPFSSVVIDNTQATYNSTKHLIQQGCQQIIHVLGKLDINIYANRLKGYKYALMDHDIPFSLDKVLQSDLNENSGEELAQKILQMKPFPDGILVSNDICAASCLQTLKSQGIKIPEDIAIVGFNNDMVSRMVEPKLSTTHYPGYEMGEVAMKNLISQLEAPSKTIQKTQQTVTLRSHLIIRASSLRKGK encoded by the coding sequence ATGGAATATAAAGAAATCACTATATACGATATTGCCAATAAAATCGGAGTTTCTCCAACCACGGTAAGCCGGGCTCTAAATAATCACCCTGCAGTAAATGAAAAGACAAAATCCAAGATTTTACAAGTGGCTGAAAAATTAGGATACCGGTCCAATTTTTTCGCATCCAATTTGCGAAGCAAAAAAACCCAAAACGTTGGTGTCATTGTACCCAGGCTTAACAGCTCTTTCCAATCCTCAGTAATTGCAGGCATGGAAAAAATAGCCAATGAGACAGGTTACAACTTGATTATCAGCCAGTCTCTAGAATCTATCGAAAAAGAAAAGACCAATGCAAGAACCATGTTTAATAGTCGGGTGGACGGCCTTTTGGTTTCCTTGTCCAACGATACAGCCAATATCCATCATTTTTTGCCTTTTAAAGAAAAGGGAATCCCTGTAATTTTTTATGACCGGACTCCTGAAGAAGGTCCCTTTTCCAGTGTTGTTATCGACAACACCCAGGCCACCTACAATTCCACGAAACACCTCATCCAGCAAGGTTGTCAGCAAATCATTCATGTATTGGGTAAACTTGACATAAACATATATGCCAACCGACTAAAAGGTTATAAATATGCGTTGATGGACCATGACATCCCTTTTTCCCTTGACAAGGTCCTTCAATCAGATTTAAATGAGAATTCTGGAGAAGAATTAGCTCAAAAAATCCTTCAAATGAAACCTTTTCCCGATGGCATATTGGTTTCCAATGACATATGCGCGGCCAGTTGTCTTCAAACTTTAAAAAGCCAAGGAATCAAAATCCCTGAAGACATTGCAATTGTTGGTTTTAACAACGACATGGTATCCCGCATGGTGGAGCCAAAGCTTAGCACCACCCATTATCCGGGGTATGAAATGGGGGAAGTGGCCATGAAAAATTTGATCAGCCAACTTGAAGCCCCTTCAAAAACCATCCAGAAAACCCAACAGACGGTTACCTTGCGTTCCCATTTGATTATCAGAGCTTCTTCATTGAGAAAAGGAAAATAG
- a CDS encoding glycosyl hydrolase 115 family protein: MNDPIVKVFKDKILKARKVTIFPVFLLVLWGCAGNNPVISRTEGVNFEINENSTIVYDKNGSDLDSISAHLLSEDIERVIGKRPIVATSFPSNGQSVILIGKIESEIIRNFLGKEVQELEHLKGGWERFSLKVHPIKGQENPGKCLVIAGSDDRGTAFGAFEISERIGVSPWYWWADVPVEKQERVTLADLPYVSNTPSVKYRGIFLNDEDWGLQPWAEKTFESSTGDIGPKTYAKIFELLLRLKANYIWPAMHPSTKAFFHYPGNPEMAMVYQIVVGTSHAEPMLRNNVDEWDHHEMGDFNYQTNKEQVYSYWEKRVKESQGLNAIYTVGMRGIHDSGMEGVDSYDQAAGILENVIADQRGLISEYISKDVEEIPQAFTAYKEVLDIYDAGLDLPEDITMIWPDDNYGYIRRLSNAEERNREGGTGVYYHASYWGRPHDYLWLSTTHPALIREEMMKAYEMDCREIWVLNVGDIKPLEYNIELFMDMAYQADPFKDPSYSKKHLNDWYQSIFGKQGKELGEIIWTYYDLAFERRPEFMGWSQTEPTTPVYSSAYAHKSWGDEAQKRLDAYKNLESRIEDIKASMPEKEFPAFYQLGYYPVISASLMNQKFLYKDKAMHYAEEDRLSALNYKARSEEAYDKIVNETEFYNQELIGGKWNHMMDMAPRNLPVYQKPKIELPNGNSAQNLVGISPEKSAFAKGNEDFPEFNSWTDQKHFLDVYLKQKGEANWRVKASQEWIEVSKQEGKISSQIGPLEERIWVNIDWSKVEKENFEEEIVIQAGNQDFTFAVKGEKRPLPPEEIKHLEGNHFVVINAEDYSQSQASNGQKWEKVVGLGHSGAVMQSLPLKAPSISEDNISENSSHLSYDFFLHHNSEDAEILFTAIPTHPLTDQNELRIAYSVDKGPVKVVDFETHGRSEEWKENVLSNKTTKGIKVGPLEKGKHSVKVYWVDPGVLLDYVYIDLAGIDFPYGKLPSTQFNNQ, from the coding sequence ATGAACGACCCAATTGTAAAAGTGTTTAAGGATAAAATATTGAAAGCCCGAAAAGTCACAATTTTTCCTGTTTTTTTATTGGTTTTGTGGGGATGTGCAGGGAATAACCCTGTTATTTCACGGACAGAAGGTGTCAATTTTGAGATCAACGAAAACTCAACCATTGTTTATGATAAAAATGGTAGTGATCTTGATTCCATTTCCGCTCATTTATTATCTGAAGATATTGAAAGGGTGATTGGAAAGCGGCCGATAGTAGCCACTTCTTTTCCTTCCAATGGCCAAAGTGTGATTTTAATCGGGAAAATTGAAAGTGAAATTATCAGAAATTTTTTGGGGAAGGAAGTGCAAGAATTGGAGCATCTAAAAGGGGGATGGGAAAGATTTTCCCTGAAAGTCCATCCAATAAAGGGTCAGGAAAATCCTGGAAAATGCTTGGTGATAGCTGGTTCAGATGATAGGGGAACTGCTTTTGGGGCTTTTGAAATCTCTGAAAGAATTGGCGTTTCCCCTTGGTATTGGTGGGCAGATGTTCCGGTGGAGAAACAGGAGCGGGTAACTTTAGCAGACTTGCCTTATGTGTCCAATACTCCTTCTGTTAAATATCGCGGGATTTTTCTCAATGATGAGGATTGGGGATTACAGCCTTGGGCTGAAAAGACCTTTGAATCATCCACAGGAGATATTGGGCCCAAGACCTATGCTAAGATTTTTGAATTATTGTTGCGCTTGAAGGCGAATTATATCTGGCCGGCCATGCACCCAAGCACCAAGGCCTTCTTTCATTATCCCGGCAATCCGGAAATGGCCATGGTTTATCAAATTGTGGTGGGAACGTCCCATGCAGAACCCATGCTAAGAAATAATGTAGATGAATGGGATCACCATGAAATGGGAGATTTTAATTACCAGACCAACAAGGAACAAGTTTATTCTTATTGGGAAAAAAGGGTGAAAGAAAGCCAGGGGCTTAATGCAATTTATACCGTTGGTATGAGGGGAATCCATGACAGCGGAATGGAAGGAGTGGATAGTTATGATCAGGCAGCTGGTATTTTGGAAAATGTGATTGCAGACCAAAGAGGCCTGATTTCAGAATATATTTCGAAGGATGTTGAGGAAATTCCCCAGGCATTTACAGCCTACAAAGAAGTATTGGATATTTATGATGCCGGATTGGATTTGCCAGAAGATATCACCATGATTTGGCCGGATGACAACTATGGGTATATCAGAAGATTGAGCAATGCGGAAGAAAGAAATAGAGAAGGTGGGACAGGGGTTTATTATCACGCTTCTTACTGGGGAAGGCCCCATGATTACCTTTGGTTGAGCACAACCCATCCTGCCTTGATTCGAGAGGAAATGATGAAAGCCTATGAAATGGATTGCAGGGAAATTTGGGTGTTGAATGTGGGAGATATCAAGCCATTGGAGTACAATATTGAACTTTTTATGGATATGGCTTATCAGGCTGACCCTTTTAAGGATCCAAGCTATTCCAAAAAACATCTTAATGATTGGTACCAATCTATTTTTGGAAAACAAGGAAAGGAATTGGGTGAAATCATATGGACTTATTATGACCTGGCTTTTGAGAGGAGACCCGAATTTATGGGTTGGAGCCAGACCGAACCTACCACCCCGGTATATTCTTCAGCCTATGCCCATAAAAGCTGGGGTGATGAAGCCCAAAAACGTTTGGATGCCTATAAAAATCTGGAATCACGCATTGAGGATATTAAAGCTTCAATGCCTGAAAAAGAATTTCCAGCTTTTTATCAGTTAGGCTATTATCCTGTAATATCAGCCTCATTGATGAATCAGAAATTCCTCTACAAGGACAAGGCGATGCACTATGCAGAAGAAGATCGGCTTTCTGCTCTAAATTATAAAGCAAGGAGTGAAGAAGCTTATGATAAAATTGTTAATGAAACTGAATTTTACAATCAGGAATTGATTGGAGGAAAATGGAATCATATGATGGATATGGCCCCCAGGAACCTTCCAGTGTACCAAAAGCCGAAAATTGAATTGCCTAATGGGAATTCCGCTCAAAATTTGGTAGGAATAAGCCCTGAGAAATCTGCTTTTGCCAAGGGAAATGAAGACTTTCCGGAATTTAATTCCTGGACAGACCAAAAGCATTTTTTAGATGTCTATTTAAAGCAAAAAGGGGAAGCTAATTGGAGGGTAAAAGCATCTCAGGAATGGATTGAGGTGAGCAAGCAGGAAGGAAAAATTTCTTCCCAAATAGGCCCCTTGGAGGAAAGAATTTGGGTAAATATCGATTGGTCGAAGGTGGAGAAGGAAAATTTTGAAGAAGAAATTGTGATCCAGGCCGGAAATCAGGATTTCACTTTTGCGGTCAAGGGAGAAAAAAGACCATTGCCCCCAGAGGAAATAAAACACCTTGAGGGCAATCACTTTGTAGTGATCAATGCGGAGGATTATTCACAATCCCAAGCTTCAAATGGACAAAAATGGGAAAAGGTTGTTGGCTTGGGACATAGTGGGGCTGTCATGCAGTCCTTGCCATTAAAGGCTCCAAGTATTTCAGAGGATAATATTTCTGAAAATTCTTCTCATTTGAGCTATGATTTCTTCCTGCATCATAATTCAGAGGATGCTGAAATATTATTTACAGCTATTCCTACACATCCACTGACGGATCAAAATGAATTGCGGATTGCATATTCGGTAGATAAAGGTCCGGTTAAAGTGGTGGATTTTGAAACCCATGGCAGGAGTGAAGAATGGAAGGAAAACGTATTGTCGAATAAAACCACAAAGGGAATTAAGGTAGGACCTTTAGAGAAAGGAAAACACAGTGTAAAAGTTTATTGGGTTGACCCAGGGGTGTTGTTGGATTATGTGTACATCGACCTGGCTGGAATAGATTTCCCTTATGGAAAGTTGCCTTCGACTCAATTTAATAATCAATAA
- the uxuA gene encoding mannonate dehydratase, with the protein MKLYQTWRWYGPNDPVSLQDIRQAGAKGVVSALHQIPHGEVWPVEMIRERKELIEAAGLEWALVESVPVHEAIKTRNKDCEFYLKNYRQTLKNLASCGIKTVCYNFMPVLDWTRTDLAWPLDNGAKALYLDWTDLAVFDLKILKRKDAEDFYKKAILDKVEDRYQSMSKKQLDELVEVILMGVPTEGGVTLEALQESIGIYEKIGKQGLQENLAYFLSSIADVCEEEGIQMTIHPDDPPFPILGLPRIASSKEDLEFIIKAVDQPFNGICFCTGSLGAGAHNDLPGILEAVGQRVYFAHLRNVKKDELGNFHESDHLDGDVDMVAIMRQLVKLNANREKPIPFRPDHGHQMLDDLQKVTNPGYSAIGRLKGLAELRGLEMGLMR; encoded by the coding sequence ATGAAATTATACCAAACATGGAGATGGTACGGGCCAAATGATCCGGTAAGTTTGCAGGACATTCGTCAGGCAGGGGCAAAAGGAGTAGTTTCTGCCCTGCATCAAATTCCTCATGGGGAAGTTTGGCCGGTGGAGATGATCCGGGAAAGGAAGGAATTGATTGAGGCTGCTGGACTGGAATGGGCATTGGTGGAGAGTGTACCAGTACATGAAGCCATCAAAACCCGCAATAAGGATTGTGAATTTTATCTTAAAAATTACCGGCAGACCCTAAAGAATTTGGCTTCCTGTGGGATCAAAACTGTTTGCTATAATTTTATGCCGGTTTTGGATTGGACAAGGACCGATTTGGCCTGGCCACTGGACAATGGAGCCAAAGCCCTTTATCTGGATTGGACCGATTTGGCGGTATTTGATCTAAAGATTCTAAAAAGGAAAGATGCAGAGGATTTTTACAAAAAAGCCATTTTAGACAAAGTAGAAGATCGATACCAATCCATGTCCAAAAAGCAGTTGGATGAACTGGTGGAAGTCATTTTGATGGGTGTGCCTACCGAAGGAGGGGTGACATTGGAAGCATTACAGGAAAGCATTGGAATTTATGAAAAGATAGGCAAGCAAGGCCTACAGGAAAACCTGGCTTATTTTCTCTCCAGCATTGCAGATGTATGTGAGGAGGAAGGCATACAGATGACCATTCACCCGGATGATCCCCCATTTCCTATTTTGGGCTTGCCAAGGATAGCTTCCAGTAAGGAGGATTTAGAATTTATTATCAAAGCGGTGGACCAGCCTTTTAATGGGATTTGCTTTTGCACCGGTTCCTTGGGTGCAGGTGCCCATAATGATTTGCCAGGCATTTTGGAGGCAGTAGGGCAGCGGGTTTATTTTGCCCACCTAAGGAATGTGAAAAAAGATGAATTAGGGAATTTCCATGAATCAGACCATTTGGATGGGGATGTGGATATGGTGGCAATCATGCGGCAACTGGTAAAACTCAATGCCAACAGGGAGAAGCCAATTCCTTTCCGCCCGGACCATGGGCATCAAATGCTGGATGATCTCCAAAAAGTCACCAATCCGGGATATTCTGCCATCGGTAGGTTAAAAGGACTGGCAGAGCTGAGAGGCTTGGAAATGGGATTGATGAGGTAG